A portion of the Salminus brasiliensis chromosome 9, fSalBra1.hap2, whole genome shotgun sequence genome contains these proteins:
- the LOC140562204 gene encoding uncharacterized protein: MDRAVEEVEKGTSINVQVARQMNVAVVHPRPTCQTRKGEESKVGSRTHAGAVNKPGAQCAGGGNSPANPPLLTLFLKMVNQCCVPRCESKAKRSTKRFHRFPRDVEMCRLWLLLMNHRLSSTAAVTRDSVKHLRVCSDHFSPEDYRRLSLNNALKSSAVPSVFPWSPPSSSRAQDQNLSLKDEPSPALGGSQPDHKFSIDLQRSAPSCPALARRMMRSEGRRQKVFSKSKTAATLLSTCSEVEETSWCKAIKSLQTNQGTSIFKGSEVLVNTQCLLELFQYCWLCQIECCLTIEGHERLFSVTQDCQSCGFHRQWRSHPTPAVELEEASHTEHQDHEKLFHTEHKDSEESLQEGDNDPDATSYLKVEHTPGPGDRQASEVEVQIVSSDDDDDDDDDDEGTEQNFIETDGSCSSSTDEESEQEEEEKRTKGKESPKQNSLDEWEPRLDEGASDSDVSLDEDEGASAEDSPGKVVMWCTVCKTDATLSCSLHRHSKAFGCVQCGAGDNVESHSFEKLLVQFDDFPSFQEHAEKEHGAKPFRTLCQECGKLLITEPKSSGGKDHICEHKLKRIVCPECGKRFLTEVGLKGHYSRLHQDADHPCKYCLKLFKNRPSKLEHEQTHPKEKEPYSCPDCPERFDNIHRRNSHLKLHRGPCKYACDSCGKRFRDIIMLKRHKLIHSGEKPFRCHVCDRSFNQIGNLSSHMRLHTGEKPFMCEQCGECFNHNVSLKNHLLRYHQSSLSQVETLNWQGDPDNSALGGGGC, encoded by the exons ATGGacagagcagtggaagaggTGGAGAAGGGGACGTCGATCAACGTTCAGGTGGCGAGGCAGATGAAC GTGGCGGTAGTGCACCCCAGGCCGACCTGCCAGACgcggaaaggagaggagagtaaAGTGGGGAGCCGGACTCATGCCGGCGCTGTAAACAAGCCCGGGGCTCAGTGTGCAGGTGGAGGTAACAGCCCTGCCAACCCCCCGCTTCTCACCCTGTTTCTGAAGATGGTGAACCAGTGCTGCGTCCCCAGATGCGAGAGCAAAGCGAAGCGCAGCACCAAGCGCTTCCACAGGTTCCCTCGAGACGTGGAGATGTGCAGGCTGTGGCTGCTGCTCATGAACCATCGACTCTCCTCCACAGCAGCCGTGACCAGAGACAGCGTGAAGCACCTGCGAGTGTGCAGTGACCACTTCTCTCCGGAGGATTACAGAAGACTGTCCCTCAACAACGCCCTCAAGTCTTCTGCAGTGCCCTCAGTCTTCCCGTGGAGTCCACCCAGCAGCAGCCGAGCACAG GACCAGAACCTCAGCCTGAAAGATGAGCCAAGTCCAGCTCTTGGAGGATCTCAGCCAGATCACAAATTCTCAATCGATCTGCAGCGCTCAGCGCCGTCTTGCCCCGCCTTGGCTCGGAGGATGATGAGGAGTGAAGGAAGACGGCAGAAG GTGTTTTccaaaagcaaaacagcagctACTCTACTCTCAACGTGTTCTGAGGTGGAAGAGACATCGTGGTGTAAAG ccATCAAGAGCCTTCAGACGAATCAAGGAACGAGTATCTTTAA gGGTAGTGAGGTGTTGGTCAACACACAGTGTTTGCTGGAGCTCTTCCAGTACTGCTGGCTCTGTCAGATAGAGTGCTGTCTTACCATTGAGGGACATGAGAGGCTGTTTTCAGTGACCCAGGACTGCCAGAGCTGTGGCTTTCATAGACAGTGGAGGAGTCACCCCACTCCTGCTGTTGAGCTTGAGGAGGCTTCTCATACAGAACACCAAGACCATGAGAAGCTCTTCCATACAGAGCACAAAGACAGTGAAGAGAGCCTCCAGGAAGGAGATAATGATCCGGATGCAACTTCATACCTAAAGGTAGAACACACACCAGGCCCTGGGGACAGGCAAGCAAGTGAG GTGGAGGTTCAGATTGTGTcttcagatgatgatgatgatgatgatgatgatgatgagggcaCTGAACAGAACTTCATTGAGACAGACGGATCATGTTCATCGAGTACTGATGAGGAAAGCgagcaggaagaggaggagaaaaggacGAAAGGAAAGGAGTCTCCGAAGCAGAACAGCTTGGATGAGTGGGAACCACGTCTGGATGAAGGGGCCTCAGACTCTGATGTGTCGTTGGATGAAGATGAAGGCGCTTCAGCAGAAGACAGTCCGGGTAAGGTTGTGATGTGGTGCACGGTCTGCAAGACCGACGCCACGCTCTCCTGTTCCCTCCACCGCCACAGTAAAGCGTTCGGCTGTGTCCAGTGTGGAGCCGGGGACAACGTCGAGAGCCATAGTTTTGAAAAACTCCTCGTTCAGTTTGACGACTTCCCCAGCTTTCAGGAACACGCTGAAAAGGAGCACGGAGCCAAACCCTTCCGGACGCTCTGCCAGGAATGTGGCAAGCTCCTCATCACAGAGCCCAAATCCAGTGGAGGTAAGGATCATATATGTGAGCACAAGCTCAAACGTATCGTCTGTCCAGAGTGTGGGAAAAGGTTCCTCACTGAGGTCGGCCTGAAGGGACATTACAGCAGGCTCCACCAGGATGCGGACCACCCGTGCAAGTACTGCTTGAAGCTCTTCAAGAACAGGCCTTCAAAGCTGGAGCATGAGCAGACCCACCCTAAAGAGAAAGAGCCCTACAGCTGTCCAGACTGTCCAGAGAGGTTCGACAACATTCACAGACGCAACAGCCACCTGAAGCTCCACAGAGGCCCATGCAAGTACGCCTGCGACAGCTGCGGGAAGCGCTTTAGGGACATTATTATGCTGAAGAGGCATAAGCTCATTCACTCTGGAGAAAAGCCCTTCAGGTGCCACGTGTGCGACCGCTCCTTCAACCAGATCGGGAATCTCAGCTCTCACATGCGTCtccacacaggagagaagcccttcatgtgtgagcagtgtggaGAGTGTTTCAACCACAACGTCAGCCTGAAGAACCACCTGCTGCGGTACCACCAGTCGAGTTTGTCTCAGGTGGAGACGCTGAATTGGCAAGGTGATCCAGACAATAGTGCACTGGGTGGAGGTGGATGTTAA
- the LOC140562836 gene encoding uncharacterized protein, whose translation MDHRSQEKSWTVDDLTQKSKLIREGQPALYHLLTTRSNLEESGKIRKLTFGQQEINTQNKIILMVGETGTGKTALINTIVNYILGVKFEDHVWFEITAQPQTENQSQSQTAEITVYEVFVQNNSISVTIIDTPGYGDTRGLEHDKEIAVNLWKLFKNETGVKEIDAVCLVLKASENRLSDRQLYIFDAVLSLFGKDIEENIVICVTHSDGGPPTDAINAIKNANIPCRKENGADPVHFLFNNRQSEQRTTKYERVFRNAWELTEDSLKEFFTSLENQNRKSLETTKRVLTEQIQLRSCVSNLRERIELKECKHEELVQIQKVLKENQKKIQRNENFSFKVIRKHKEKVPIENSSWRNRMATCCSVCKENCHEYDCWCAINPGWCEVMKDEFCTVCSGKCHHSKHVRENKEYVIKSEEVEIKFTDLIKQYGSTDESAAGISLDSDKFENVRKELDSNKKQTEEKISIESRLTAELKKIEEEKVRLVEETYTTIMKLSEIALKPDSAFIVESLDFLIPRAEEAGHPDWVQKLKELREIEPEAQERVYSVQRYFRAGYNKVTSFLSGKK comes from the exons atGGATCACAG ATCACAAGAGAAGTCTTGGACAGTAGATGATTTAACACAGAAGAGTAAGTTAATCAGAGAAGGCCAACCAGCTCTGTATCATCTGTTGACAACCAGAAGTAATCTAGAGGAAAGTGGCAAGATCAGAAAATTGACTTTTGGGCAGCAAGAAATCAACACTCAGAACAAGATCATACTGATGGTGGGAGAAACTGGAACAGGCAAGACCGCTCTGATCAACACCATCGTGAACTACATACTGGGAGTGAAGTTTGAGGATCATGTGTGGTTTGAGATCACAGCTCAACCTCAAACAGAAAATCAGTCACAATCTCAAACAGCTGAAATCACAGTCTATGAGGTCTTTGTTCAGAACAACTCAATCTCTGTTACCATCATCGACACTCCAGGTTATGGAGACACCAGGGGACTAGAGCATGACAAGGAGATCGCTGTAAACCTGTGGAAGCTGTTTAAGAATGAAACTGGAGTGAAAGAAATAGATGCAGTGTGTTTGGTATTGAAGGCATCTGAGAATCGTCTCTCTGACAGACAGCTGTACATTTTTGATGCAGTTCTGTCTCTGTTTGGTAAAGACATAGAGGAGAACATTGTGATTTGTGTAACACACTCAGATGGAGGACCCCCCACTGACGCCATTAATGCCATCAAGAATGCCAACATTCCCTGTAGGAAAGAAAATGGAGCTGATCCAGTTCATTTCTTATTCAATAATCGTCAGAGTGAGCAGAGGACCACAAAATATGAAAGAGTGTTTCGAAATGCCTGGGAGCTTACAGAGGATAGTCTGAAGGAGTTCTTTACATCTCTGGAaaatcagaacagaaaaagCTTAGAGACGACTAAAAGAGTTCTGACAGAACAAATTCAGCTGAGATCCTGTGTTTCTAATCTGCGTGAACGTATTGAGTTAAAGGAGTGTAAACATGAGGAACTGGTTCAGATTCAGAAAGTCCTCAAAGAAAACCAGAAAAAAATTCAAAGGAATGAAAACTTCTCTTTTAAAGTGATCAGAAAACACAAGGAAAAAGTTCCCATTGAAAACTCTTCATGGAGAAACAGAATGGCAACCTGCTGCTCTGTCTGTAAAGAGAACTGTCATGAGTACGACTGCTGGTGTGCCATTAATCCTGGGTGGTGTGAGGTCATGAAAGATGagttctgcactgtgtgttcAGGGAAGTGTCACCACAGTAAACATGTCAGAGAAAACAAGGAATACGTTATAAAGAGTGAAGAGGTCGAAATTAAGTTCACTGATCTGATAAAACAGTACGGGAGCACTGATGAGTCTGCAGCAGGAATCAGTCTAGACTCAGACAAGTTTGAGAACGTCAGAAAGGAGCTTGACAGCAACAAGAAGCAGACAGAGGAGAAGATCAGCATTGAGTCCAGACTGACAGCAGAGCTGAAGAAGATTGAAGAGGAAAAGGTCAGACTGGTGGAGGAGACCTACACCACCATCATGAAACTGTCTGAGATCGCCTTAAAACCAGACTCTGCCTTCATTGTTGAGTCTCTGGACTTCCTGATCCCTCGAGCTGAGGAAGCTGGACATCCCGACTGGGTTCAGAAACTGAAGGAGCTGAGAGAAATCGAACCTGAAGCACAGGAACGAGTTTATTCTGTACAGAGATACTTCAGAGCAGGTTATAACAAAGTGACCAGTTTTCTTTCTGGTAAGAAATAA